A single window of Candidatus Bathyarchaeota archaeon DNA harbors:
- a CDS encoding DUF2304 domain-containing protein: MSINIVPYGVIVAILATSFFIITLRQYFSGKIKLIPLIFWEALWVVLFITGIFPEIYESITVILGLATPLNLFTTSAIIFLFIFAFLLYQKINEVDKKIAKIVQHLAIAESKKRKKG, encoded by the coding sequence GTGAGCATCAATATTGTACCTTATGGAGTCATTGTAGCAATTTTAGCCACATCTTTTTTCATTATAACATTGAGACAATATTTTAGTGGAAAAATTAAATTAATACCTCTTATATTTTGGGAAGCGCTTTGGGTCGTCCTATTCATAACCGGAATCTTCCCAGAAATATATGAATCGATTACCGTTATTTTGGGTTTAGCCACACCTTTAAACCTCTTCACAACATCCGCTATCATCTTTCTCTTCATATTTGCTTTCTTACTTTACCAGAAAATTAACGAAGTTGATAAGAAAATTGCGAAAATAGTCCAACATCTAGCCATAGCCGAGAGTAAAAAAAGGAAAAAAGGATGA
- a CDS encoding glycosyltransferase family 2 protein, producing the protein MKIACVIPAFNEEHTIKKVTKQASKFCEPIIVVDDGSFDRTANRALEVGAYVISHLLNLGTGAAISTGIKIALDGGANIIITMDGDGQHDPNDIPSLLEPILLEKADVTIGSRFLGNIECMPFHKRIGNRILSILNSILFNEKFTDTQSGFRAYSRDVFASILHESSDYSWASEMLIHIIRSKFKCIEVPIKTIYIKERSRGTSIIDGLRIFLRILSLKGKS; encoded by the coding sequence TTGAAAATTGCCTGCGTAATACCCGCTTTCAATGAAGAACATACTATTAAGAAAGTTACAAAGCAAGCAAGTAAATTCTGTGAACCTATCATAGTTGTTGATGACGGTAGCTTTGATAGAACAGCCAATAGAGCTTTGGAAGTCGGAGCTTACGTTATAAGCCATCTATTAAACTTGGGCACCGGAGCAGCCATTTCTACTGGTATTAAGATTGCTCTAGATGGAGGAGCAAATATAATTATTACAATGGATGGAGATGGTCAACACGATCCTAATGATATTCCAAGTTTGCTCGAACCTATACTGTTAGAAAAAGCTGATGTAACAATTGGTTCCCGTTTTCTAGGTAATATAGAATGCATGCCCTTTCACAAGCGGATCGGAAACAGAATCTTGTCAATCTTGAATTCAATTCTCTTTAACGAGAAATTCACGGACACACAAAGCGGCTTCAGGGCTTATTCACGAGACGTATTCGCATCAATACTGCATGAATCATCTGACTACTCGTGGGCCTCTGAAATGTTGATACACATCATCAGATCCAAATTTAAGTGCATTGAGGTTCCTATAAAAACCATATATATAAAAGAGAGAAGTCGTGGGACCAGTATAATTGATGGTCTAAGAATATTTTTAAGAATATTGAGTTTAAAAGGAAAAAGTTGA